Proteins encoded within one genomic window of Streptomyces sp. NBC_01314:
- a CDS encoding roadblock/LC7 domain-containing protein, with product MTAPKAEGHTATGTTGELNWLLDDLVQRVASIRKALVLSSDGLPTGVSEDLTREDSEHLAAVSSGFHSLAKGVGRHFEAGSVRQTVVELDEAFLFVTAAGDGSCLAVLADADADIGQVAYEMTLLVKRVGVHLGSAPRADVPQGG from the coding sequence ATGACCGCACCGAAGGCCGAAGGGCACACCGCGACCGGTACGACCGGGGAGCTGAACTGGCTCCTGGACGACCTGGTCCAGCGCGTCGCCAGCATTCGCAAGGCGCTGGTGCTCTCCAGCGACGGACTGCCCACGGGTGTCTCCGAGGACCTCACCCGAGAGGACAGCGAGCACCTGGCCGCGGTCTCCTCCGGGTTCCACAGCCTCGCCAAGGGCGTCGGCCGCCACTTCGAGGCGGGCAGTGTCCGGCAGACCGTCGTCGAACTCGACGAGGCCTTTCTCTTCGTCACGGCCGCCGGTGACGGCAGCTGCCTCGCGGTCCTCGCCGACGCCGACGCCGACATCGGTCAGGTCGCCTACGAGATGACCCTTCTGGTCAAGCGGGTCGGCGTGCATCTGGGCTCCGCCCCGCGCGCCGATGTGCCCCAGGGCGGGTAG
- a CDS encoding DUF742 domain-containing protein, whose amino-acid sequence MSRDGQGRSHWFDDEAGPVVRPYAMTRGRTNHAIQHRLDLIAVVVTEQHVDDPEEDHSLSPEHVRIVELCRDTPQSVAELAADLDLPVGVVRVLVGDLVDEELVHVTRPVPPAELVDESILRDVINGLRAL is encoded by the coding sequence ATGAGCCGAGACGGTCAGGGAAGAAGCCACTGGTTCGACGACGAGGCCGGGCCAGTGGTGCGTCCGTACGCGATGACACGCGGCCGGACCAACCACGCGATCCAGCACCGTCTCGACCTGATCGCCGTGGTCGTCACGGAACAGCACGTCGACGACCCGGAGGAGGACCACTCCCTCTCCCCTGAGCACGTCCGTATCGTCGAGCTCTGCCGTGACACCCCCCAGTCGGTGGCCGAACTGGCCGCCGACCTGGACCTCCCCGTCGGAGTCGTCCGCGTCCTCGTCGGAGACCTCGTGGACGAGGAACTCGTCCACGTGACCCGTCCCGTCCCGCCGGCCGAGCTGGTGGACGAAAGTATTCTGCGCGACGTGATCAACGGCCTCCGGGCGCTCTGA
- a CDS encoding ATP/GTP-binding protein — translation MILGRTERGTPPVEPVTLKILVAGGFGVGKTTCVAAVSEIKPLRTEEVLTEAGRPVDDTSGVENKTTTTVAMDFGRITLREDLVLYLFGTPGQDRFWFLWDELASGALGAVVLVDTRRLEDCFAAVDYFERRSIPFVIGVNCFEDAARYPAETVRQALDLDPQVPIVLCDARRRDSVKDVLVSVVRHAMAHATEHRQPATT, via the coding sequence ATGATCCTCGGGCGCACTGAGCGCGGCACACCTCCGGTCGAGCCCGTCACGCTCAAGATCCTCGTGGCCGGTGGCTTCGGCGTGGGCAAGACGACCTGCGTCGCCGCGGTCAGCGAGATCAAGCCGCTGCGCACCGAGGAGGTGCTCACCGAGGCGGGCCGCCCGGTCGACGACACCAGCGGTGTGGAGAACAAGACGACCACCACCGTCGCCATGGACTTCGGGCGCATCACCCTCCGAGAGGACCTGGTCCTGTACCTGTTCGGTACCCCGGGCCAGGACCGCTTCTGGTTCCTCTGGGACGAACTGGCCTCCGGTGCCCTGGGCGCGGTCGTGCTGGTGGACACACGTCGTCTGGAGGACTGCTTCGCCGCCGTCGACTACTTCGAGCGGCGCTCCATACCCTTCGTGATCGGTGTCAACTGCTTCGAGGACGCCGCACGTTACCCCGCCGAGACCGTCCGGCAGGCCCTCGACCTCGACCCCCAGGTGCCGATCGTGCTGTGCGACGCCCGCCGGCGGGACTCGGTCAAGGACGTCCTGGTCTCCGTCGTCCGGCACGCGATGGCGCACGCCACGGAGCACCGCCAGCCCGCCACCACCTGA
- the glpK gene encoding glycerol kinase GlpK: protein MPDNAQRYVAAIDQGTTSSRCIIFDHGGAVVAVDQREHRQIFPKPGWVEHDATEIWSKVQAVVAGAIARAGLRAEQISALGITNQRETTVLWDRVTGKPVHNAIVWQDTRTSALCNELGGTDGQDRFREQTGLPLASYFSGPKATWLLDNVPGLRARAERGEIAFGTIDSWLIWNLTGGTDGGRHVTDVTNAGRTMLMNLETLQWDASILSAMNVPEAVLPEIRSSAEVYGTAVGPLAGVPVASALGDQQAAVFGQACYDVGTAKNTYGTGSFLLLNTGNRPVPSKSGLLTTMGYKIGDEAPVYCLEGSIAITGALVQWFRDQLGIIRTADEIEPLAASVDDNGGAYIVPAFSGLFAPYWRSDARGVITGLTRYVTKAHLARAVLEATSWQTREVVDAMFQDSGVRITTLKVDGGMTRNNLLMQHQADVLDVPVIRPRVSETTCLGAAYAAGLATGVWNDLDELKSHWRKDVEWTPSMEASVRDREYHNWRKAVEKSLGWHEDDVR from the coding sequence GGGCACCACTTCGAGCCGCTGCATCATCTTCGACCACGGCGGCGCCGTCGTCGCCGTCGACCAGCGTGAGCACCGCCAGATCTTCCCCAAGCCGGGGTGGGTGGAGCACGACGCCACCGAGATCTGGTCGAAGGTGCAGGCGGTGGTGGCCGGGGCGATCGCCAGGGCGGGCCTGCGCGCCGAACAGATCAGCGCGCTCGGCATCACCAACCAGCGCGAGACGACGGTCCTGTGGGACCGCGTGACGGGCAAGCCCGTGCACAACGCGATCGTCTGGCAGGACACCCGTACCTCGGCGCTCTGCAACGAACTCGGCGGCACTGACGGGCAGGACCGTTTCCGTGAGCAGACCGGTCTGCCGCTGGCCAGCTACTTCTCGGGGCCGAAAGCCACCTGGCTGCTCGACAACGTGCCCGGTCTCCGGGCCCGTGCCGAGCGCGGCGAGATCGCGTTCGGCACGATCGACTCCTGGCTGATCTGGAACCTGACCGGCGGCACTGACGGCGGCCGGCACGTCACCGACGTCACCAACGCCGGGCGCACCATGCTGATGAATCTGGAGACCCTGCAGTGGGACGCCTCGATCCTCTCCGCGATGAACGTCCCGGAGGCGGTCCTGCCGGAGATCAGGTCCTCCGCCGAGGTGTACGGCACCGCGGTGGGCCCGCTCGCCGGCGTACCCGTCGCGTCGGCGCTCGGGGACCAGCAGGCGGCGGTGTTCGGGCAGGCCTGCTACGACGTGGGCACGGCGAAGAACACGTACGGCACGGGCAGCTTTCTGCTGCTCAACACCGGGAACCGGCCCGTGCCGTCGAAGAGTGGTCTGCTCACGACCATGGGGTACAAGATCGGCGACGAGGCGCCGGTGTACTGCCTGGAGGGGTCGATCGCGATCACGGGGGCTCTGGTGCAGTGGTTCCGCGACCAGCTCGGCATCATCCGTACCGCCGACGAGATCGAGCCCCTTGCGGCAAGCGTCGACGACAACGGCGGGGCGTACATCGTGCCCGCGTTCTCGGGCCTGTTCGCCCCCTACTGGCGCTCGGACGCGCGCGGGGTCATCACCGGGTTGACGCGGTACGTCACGAAGGCGCATCTCGCGCGGGCGGTGCTGGAGGCGACGAGCTGGCAGACGCGGGAGGTCGTCGACGCCATGTTCCAGGACTCCGGGGTGCGCATCACGACCCTCAAGGTCGACGGCGGCATGACCAGGAACAACCTGCTGATGCAGCACCAGGCGGACGTCCTGGACGTGCCGGTGATCCGGCCGCGGGTCTCGGAGACGACCTGCCTGGGCGCCGCGTACGCGGCCGGGCTCGCGACCGGGGTGTGGAACGACCTCGACGAGCTGAAGTCGCACTGGCGCAAGGACGTCGAGTGGACGCCGTCCATGGAGGCGTCCGTCCGTGACCGCGAGTACCACAACTGGCGCAAGGCGGTGGAGAAGAGCCTCGGCTGGCACGAGGACGACGTGCGCTGA